One Mycolicibacterium fortuitum subsp. fortuitum genomic window carries:
- the rplL gene encoding 50S ribosomal protein L7/L12 has product MAKLSTDELLDAFKEMTLLELSEFVKQFEEVFEVTAAAPVAVAAAPAAGGAAAEAGEEQSEFDVILEGAGDKKIGVIKVVREIVSGLGLKEAKDLVDGAPKPLLEKVSKEAAEDAKAKLEAAGASVTVK; this is encoded by the coding sequence ATGGCCAAGCTGTCCACCGACGAACTGCTCGACGCGTTCAAGGAAATGACCCTGCTGGAGCTCTCTGAGTTCGTGAAGCAGTTCGAAGAGGTCTTCGAGGTCACCGCTGCGGCTCCGGTCGCCGTCGCCGCCGCCCCCGCCGCCGGTGGCGCTGCCGCCGAGGCCGGCGAGGAGCAGTCGGAGTTCGACGTCATCCTCGAGGGTGCCGGCGACAAGAAGATCGGCGTCATCAAGGTCGTCCGCGAGATCGTCTCCGGCCTGGGCCTGAAGGAAGCCAAGGATCTGGTCGACGGCGCTCCCAAGCCGCTGCTGGAGAAGGTCTCCAAGGAGGCCGCCGAGGACGCCAAGGCCAAGCTCGAGGCCGCCGGCGCCAGCGTCACCGTCAAGTAG
- a CDS encoding NEW3 domain-containing protein, which translates to MHVTSVETTELFAGPEDAPRQLVRVRYEACTSPTPVRVSGDGLSGEVLAPVGGGIVEVPVDVERGVPGEVRRAWVGETAFDFTVAEPGWTMYMISHFHYDPVWWNTQAAYTSVWTEDPPGQCRQTNGFDLVHAHLEMARREPEYKFVLAEVDYLKPYWDARPEDRADLRRFIAEGRIEIMGGTYNEPNTNLTGPETAIRNFVSGMGFQRDVMGADPATAWQLDVFGHDPQFPGMAADVGLTSSSWARGPHHQWGPMQNDGDPERMQFASEFEWIAPSGRGLLTHYMPAHYSAGWWMDSSASLAEAEESTYTLFTKLKRVALTRNVLLPVGTDYTPPNKWVTQIHRDWNSRYVWPKFVCALPSEFFAAVRAEADERGITPSPQTRDMNPIYTGKDVSYIDTKQANRAAEDAVLDAERFAVFAGLLGGADYPQAAMAKAWVQLAYGAHHDAITGSESDQVYLDLLTGWRDAWELGVTARDNALNLLTGAVEGFGGQERSDSGINSVVVWNALAHNRSDIVTVHLEQPFPGRLLDSDGDEIPVLVEHDGATVSWLARDVPSLGWRSYRFASGTARGWQPTAGDVIANERYRLRVDAARGGGVCSLVDHGRELISAGGVGNELAVYEEYPAHPEAGEGPWHLLPKGPVVCSSAAPAEQTQCYKSALGQRVVVRGRMGDLLRYTQIITLWTGVDRVDCRTVIDEFVGEDRLVRLRWPCPVPGALPVSEVGDAVIGRGFGLLHERGTGHEGGAVDAAVHPWTLDNPAYGWFGLSSAVRVRIGDLVRAVSVAEVVVADDGADPRDLMVALVRAGVTATCSAADKPRYGDLSVDSNLPDTRFALGGPDENPFTAAVLAEADIAYADELKRQIDATGSARVWVPAAAPLTEQWVPGADLRGVRALPVLILAGDLDAVVDDLVDAEIGVTQQAPAAVEPFEARTVALLNRGVPSFAIEPDGTLHTSLMRSCTGWPSGTWIDPPRRTAPDGSNFQLQHWTHTFDYALVTGAGDWRAAGIPSSAAEFNRPLQPVVADSDAGGGLPSWGSLLEIEPAGAVQLGALKASGNPLASGSVRGADPAEGVTARLVEITGSPAEVTLRSGLRAVSAAANLNLLEEPAPEQPSRLSLHGYQIATVSTEFNLPKVLRGEHRRLAPDAEAAQPLYARYWLHNRGPAPLGGLPAVAYLHPESVAGQAGTEAVIRLTVASDCTDAALHGRVRLCGPSGWEVQPAELPYVLPPGEHLEADVVLRIPSSAEPGLYPLRAELAVTGSGADALPPSWRQVVEDVCTVTVGEPGGHLLKLVSEPQAVDVKAGETARLSMTIGTDALAGLTAEAHLISPWGTWEWMGPAAAGVEVPAAGTAEVEFDVSPPPWTEPGQWWALIRVGCAGRLIYSPAVKVTVR; encoded by the coding sequence ATGCACGTCACGTCAGTGGAGACGACGGAGCTGTTTGCCGGGCCGGAGGACGCCCCTCGGCAGCTGGTTCGGGTGCGATACGAGGCCTGCACCTCGCCGACGCCCGTTCGCGTGAGCGGAGATGGGCTTTCCGGTGAGGTGCTCGCCCCGGTGGGTGGCGGCATCGTCGAGGTGCCCGTGGACGTCGAGCGCGGCGTACCCGGCGAGGTCCGACGCGCGTGGGTGGGGGAGACGGCGTTCGACTTCACCGTCGCCGAACCGGGCTGGACGATGTACATGATCAGCCACTTCCACTACGACCCCGTCTGGTGGAACACCCAGGCCGCCTACACCAGCGTGTGGACCGAGGATCCGCCCGGCCAGTGCCGGCAGACCAACGGTTTCGACCTGGTGCACGCACACCTGGAAATGGCGCGTCGTGAGCCGGAATACAAATTCGTCCTCGCCGAGGTCGACTATCTCAAGCCCTACTGGGATGCCCGCCCCGAGGACCGGGCCGACCTGCGCCGGTTCATCGCCGAAGGGCGCATCGAGATCATGGGCGGCACCTACAACGAGCCCAATACCAACCTCACCGGCCCTGAGACCGCGATACGGAACTTCGTGTCAGGTATGGGTTTTCAACGCGATGTCATGGGTGCGGATCCGGCCACCGCGTGGCAGCTCGACGTGTTCGGGCACGACCCGCAGTTCCCCGGAATGGCGGCCGACGTCGGTCTGACCTCCAGTTCGTGGGCGCGTGGGCCGCACCACCAGTGGGGGCCGATGCAGAACGACGGTGACCCCGAGCGCATGCAGTTCGCCAGCGAGTTCGAGTGGATCGCACCATCGGGGCGCGGGCTGCTCACCCATTACATGCCCGCGCACTACTCGGCGGGCTGGTGGATGGACTCCTCGGCCTCACTGGCCGAGGCCGAGGAATCCACCTACACGCTGTTCACCAAACTCAAACGAGTTGCGTTGACGCGCAACGTGCTCCTGCCGGTCGGCACCGATTACACCCCGCCCAACAAATGGGTCACCCAGATTCACCGCGACTGGAATTCGCGGTACGTCTGGCCGAAGTTCGTGTGCGCGCTGCCGTCCGAGTTCTTCGCCGCGGTCCGGGCCGAGGCCGATGAGCGCGGCATCACGCCGTCGCCACAGACCCGCGACATGAACCCCATCTACACCGGCAAGGACGTCTCCTACATCGACACCAAGCAGGCCAACCGGGCAGCCGAGGACGCGGTGCTCGACGCCGAACGGTTCGCGGTGTTCGCCGGGCTGCTCGGCGGCGCGGACTACCCGCAGGCCGCCATGGCCAAGGCCTGGGTCCAGCTGGCCTACGGCGCACACCACGACGCCATCACCGGTTCAGAGTCAGATCAGGTCTACCTCGACCTGTTGACCGGCTGGCGCGATGCCTGGGAGCTGGGCGTCACCGCGCGCGACAACGCGCTGAACCTGCTCACCGGAGCTGTGGAGGGTTTCGGCGGGCAGGAGCGCAGCGACTCGGGAATCAACTCGGTCGTGGTGTGGAACGCCTTGGCGCACAACCGGTCCGACATCGTGACAGTTCACCTCGAGCAACCGTTCCCCGGCAGGCTTCTCGACAGCGACGGCGATGAGATACCCGTTCTGGTCGAGCACGACGGAGCAACCGTGAGCTGGCTGGCCCGTGACGTCCCCTCGCTGGGCTGGCGGTCCTACCGGTTCGCCTCAGGGACAGCGCGCGGCTGGCAACCGACGGCCGGCGATGTGATCGCCAACGAGCGCTACCGGTTACGTGTCGACGCAGCCCGCGGCGGCGGGGTGTGCTCGCTCGTCGATCACGGCAGAGAACTCATCTCCGCCGGTGGTGTGGGCAACGAACTGGCCGTCTACGAGGAGTACCCGGCCCACCCCGAGGCCGGCGAGGGGCCGTGGCACCTGCTGCCGAAGGGGCCGGTGGTGTGCTCGTCGGCCGCTCCCGCAGAGCAGACGCAATGCTACAAGAGCGCACTCGGGCAACGGGTGGTGGTGCGGGGGCGCATGGGAGATCTGTTGCGCTACACCCAGATCATCACGTTGTGGACCGGCGTCGACCGGGTCGATTGCCGCACCGTGATCGACGAGTTCGTCGGGGAGGACCGACTGGTACGGCTGCGGTGGCCTTGTCCCGTGCCGGGCGCGTTGCCGGTGAGCGAGGTCGGTGACGCGGTGATCGGCCGCGGCTTCGGACTGCTGCACGAGCGCGGTACCGGTCACGAGGGCGGCGCAGTCGACGCCGCCGTGCACCCGTGGACACTGGACAACCCCGCGTACGGTTGGTTCGGGCTGTCGTCGGCCGTACGCGTGCGCATCGGTGACCTCGTCCGGGCGGTGTCGGTAGCCGAAGTGGTCGTTGCCGACGACGGCGCCGACCCCAGGGATCTGATGGTTGCCCTGGTACGGGCCGGGGTGACGGCCACGTGCAGTGCCGCCGACAAGCCCCGCTACGGCGATCTCAGCGTGGACTCCAACCTGCCCGACACCCGGTTCGCGCTCGGCGGGCCTGACGAGAACCCATTCACCGCAGCGGTTCTCGCCGAAGCTGACATCGCCTATGCCGACGAGTTGAAACGTCAGATCGACGCAACCGGGTCGGCCCGCGTCTGGGTGCCTGCTGCCGCGCCGTTGACCGAACAGTGGGTGCCGGGTGCCGACCTGCGTGGAGTGCGAGCCTTGCCGGTGCTGATCCTGGCCGGTGACCTCGATGCGGTGGTCGATGATCTGGTCGACGCCGAGATCGGCGTCACCCAGCAGGCACCCGCGGCAGTCGAGCCTTTCGAGGCGCGCACCGTCGCGCTGCTGAACCGCGGTGTGCCGAGCTTCGCCATCGAGCCCGACGGCACCCTGCACACGTCGCTGATGCGATCCTGCACCGGCTGGCCGTCGGGCACCTGGATCGATCCGCCACGCCGCACGGCGCCGGACGGATCCAACTTCCAATTGCAGCACTGGACACACACTTTCGACTATGCGCTGGTGACCGGGGCCGGCGACTGGCGGGCCGCAGGCATCCCATCCAGTGCCGCCGAGTTCAACCGGCCGTTGCAGCCGGTGGTGGCCGATTCGGATGCAGGCGGCGGACTGCCGTCGTGGGGGTCGCTGCTGGAGATCGAGCCCGCGGGTGCGGTGCAGCTGGGCGCGCTCAAGGCTTCGGGCAACCCGCTCGCCTCGGGCAGCGTCCGCGGTGCCGATCCGGCCGAGGGGGTCACCGCGCGTCTGGTCGAGATCACCGGCAGCCCTGCCGAGGTCACGCTCCGCTCGGGGTTGCGGGCCGTCTCCGCCGCGGCGAACCTGAATCTGCTGGAAGAACCTGCGCCCGAGCAGCCCTCACGGCTGAGCCTGCACGGCTACCAGATCGCCACCGTATCGACTGAATTCAACCTTCCGAAGGTGTTGCGCGGCGAGCATCGACGATTGGCGCCCGACGCCGAGGCGGCACAGCCCCTGTACGCCAGGTACTGGCTGCACAATCGTGGCCCGGCGCCCTTGGGGGGCCTGCCCGCCGTCGCCTACCTGCATCCGGAAAGCGTTGCCGGGCAAGCCGGTACCGAGGCGGTCATCCGGCTGACCGTCGCCAGCGACTGCACCGACGCCGCGCTGCACGGCCGGGTCCGGCTGTGCGGCCCATCGGGGTGGGAGGTGCAGCCCGCTGAGCTGCCCTATGTCTTGCCCCCCGGAGAACATCTGGAAGCCGATGTGGTGCTGCGCATCCCGTCTTCGGCCGAACCGGGGCTGTACCCGTTGCGCGCCGAACTCGCGGTGACCGGCAGCGGAGCTGATGCGCTGCCGCCGTCGTGGCGTCAGGTGGTCGAGGATGTCTGCACCGTCACGGTCGGCGAACCGGGAGGCCACCTGCTCAAACTGGTGTCCGAACCCCAGGCCGTCGACGTCAAGGCCGGTGAGACCGCGCGACTGTCGATGACGATCGGCACCGACGCGCTCGCGGGACTGACGGCGGAGGCCCACCTGATCAGCCCATGGGGAACCTGGGAGTGGATGGGTCCGGCTGCGGCCGGCGTCGAGGTGCCCGCAGCGGGTACCGCCGAGGTGGAATTCGACGTCTCGCCGCCGCCGTGGACCGAACCGGGGCAGTGGTGGGCCTTGATCCGGGTCGGTTGCGCCGGGCGACTGATCTACTCACCGGCGGTGAAGGTGACCGTCCGATGA
- a CDS encoding DUF1772 domain-containing protein encodes MEQIVQILTLIVIGPLVGVEFGVAAFTNPILQRLPEASYRQARGTGSRILGTVMPFWYIGAAALLIATAVWNPGPLLIAAVVLMGLVMLLSLTALVPINNRVAAGFSGDGAGEGPDRFHELVRRWDRLHWVRVGLLAVAFVLVAVAG; translated from the coding sequence ATGGAACAGATAGTGCAAATCCTCACCCTGATCGTCATCGGCCCGCTGGTCGGCGTCGAATTCGGGGTTGCCGCGTTCACCAATCCCATCCTGCAGCGATTGCCCGAGGCCTCCTACCGGCAGGCCCGCGGCACCGGCAGCCGGATCCTGGGCACCGTGATGCCGTTCTGGTACATCGGGGCGGCGGCGCTGCTGATCGCCACGGCCGTGTGGAATCCGGGACCATTGCTGATCGCGGCCGTTGTCCTGATGGGGCTGGTCATGCTGCTGTCACTCACCGCGCTGGTGCCGATCAACAACCGCGTGGCAGCGGGATTCAGCGGAGATGGCGCAGGTGAGGGCCCCGATCGGTTCCATGAGCTGGTCCGTCGCTGGGACCGCCTGCACTGGGTGAGGGTCGGATTGCTGGCCGTGGCATTCGTGTTGGTGGCGGTGGCCGGCTGA
- a CDS encoding ROK family protein has protein sequence MTLTLALDIGGTKIAAALVDADARLVHRAQLPTPDGDAETVWEVVDKLLGEAMRTADGAATGVGVASAGPIDLPNGTVSPINIAEWQHFPIVERVVAATRLPVRLGGDGLCMALGEQWCGAGRGAQFLLGMVVSTGVGGGLVLDGAPYDGRTGNAGHVGHVVVDPDGGAPCTCGGHGCVETIASGPSMVRWARRHGWDGTDAKALGEAAAQGDDVALKAFHRGARAVAAMIASVGAVCDLDLVVIGGGVAKSGPLLFGPLRAALTDYAGLEFLRGLRVVPAELGGDAGLVGAAALVRG, from the coding sequence GTGACTCTCACCCTCGCGCTCGACATCGGCGGCACCAAGATCGCCGCCGCACTAGTGGATGCCGACGCTCGCCTGGTCCACCGAGCCCAACTGCCGACACCGGATGGTGACGCCGAGACGGTGTGGGAAGTTGTCGACAAGCTGCTCGGCGAGGCCATGCGGACGGCGGATGGTGCAGCTACCGGCGTCGGCGTCGCCTCGGCCGGGCCGATCGACCTGCCCAACGGCACCGTAAGCCCGATCAATATCGCTGAGTGGCAACACTTTCCGATCGTCGAGCGGGTCGTCGCGGCTACCCGGTTACCGGTCCGGCTCGGCGGCGACGGGCTGTGCATGGCGCTGGGCGAGCAATGGTGCGGAGCCGGCAGGGGTGCGCAGTTCCTGCTGGGCATGGTGGTGTCGACCGGCGTCGGCGGTGGTCTGGTGCTCGACGGTGCGCCGTATGACGGCCGCACCGGTAACGCCGGGCACGTCGGCCATGTCGTCGTCGACCCCGACGGGGGTGCCCCGTGTACGTGCGGCGGGCACGGCTGCGTCGAGACCATCGCATCCGGACCCAGCATGGTGCGCTGGGCCCGTCGTCACGGCTGGGACGGTACCGACGCCAAGGCGTTGGGCGAGGCAGCGGCTCAAGGAGACGATGTGGCGCTCAAGGCATTTCACCGCGGCGCTCGAGCGGTGGCGGCCATGATCGCCTCGGTGGGCGCGGTATGCGACCTGGACCTGGTGGTGATCGGCGGGGGAGTGGCCAAGTCCGGACCGTTGTTGTTCGGTCCGCTGCGCGCGGCGCTGACCGACTACGCCGGGCTGGAGTTCCTGCGCGGCCTTCGGGTGGTTCCGGCCGAACTCGGCGGGGATGCCGGCCTGGTCGGGGCGGCGGCGCTGGTTCGGGGCTGA
- a CDS encoding winged helix-turn-helix transcriptional regulator, with translation MAVSKKEIGECPIDATLSVIDGRWKGTILWRLTDGPMRTAELRRSIPDITERMLIRHLHDLVDAGIIDRHDAGTVPPCVHYSISEYGQTLAPVLAALCEWGRTHMQIQQQRRQPRTSAAAPTRPASPPSSAGTTRRPRRNSSPA, from the coding sequence ATGGCGGTTTCCAAGAAAGAGATCGGTGAGTGCCCGATCGACGCGACGTTGTCGGTCATCGACGGGCGCTGGAAGGGGACCATCCTGTGGCGGTTGACCGACGGGCCGATGCGCACCGCCGAACTGCGCCGCAGCATCCCCGACATCACCGAACGGATGCTGATCCGGCATCTGCACGATCTGGTCGATGCGGGGATCATCGATCGCCATGACGCGGGAACCGTCCCGCCGTGTGTGCACTATTCGATCTCCGAGTACGGCCAGACGCTGGCACCGGTGCTGGCCGCGTTGTGCGAGTGGGGTCGCACCCACATGCAGATTCAGCAGCAGAGACGTCAGCCCCGAACCAGCGCCGCCGCCCCGACCAGGCCGGCATCCCCGCCGAGTTCGGCCGGAACCACCCGAAGGCCGCGCAGGAACTCCAGCCCGGCGTAG
- a CDS encoding DUF7158 domain-containing protein: MNPVGYAALVDGRPVPVDEIDAREAALRAGNRASALPRPGTSEGRQLRRWLTQLAVAERVVEDEASARGLTGPDAPGLDELLPDTASRLEIGSVAAATLDSERARAVFAAVTAAVDVSEADVAAYHARNPMRFAQRKIGADGWLGRPVAPSLEQARSAIAAHLRAAARRKLFRQWLDARCASVVVLAPGYEHPGDPRQPDNTHKH, translated from the coding sequence ATGAACCCGGTGGGCTATGCGGCCCTGGTGGACGGAAGACCGGTGCCGGTCGATGAGATCGATGCGCGGGAGGCTGCGCTGCGGGCGGGGAACCGAGCCTCGGCGCTGCCACGACCGGGCACCAGTGAGGGGCGGCAGCTGCGCCGCTGGCTCACGCAGTTGGCGGTCGCCGAGCGGGTGGTCGAGGACGAGGCCTCCGCACGCGGGCTGACCGGGCCCGATGCTCCCGGACTGGACGAGCTGCTGCCCGACACCGCATCCCGGCTCGAGATCGGCAGCGTGGCCGCCGCCACGCTGGATTCCGAGCGGGCCCGGGCGGTGTTCGCGGCGGTGACCGCTGCGGTCGACGTTTCAGAGGCCGACGTGGCTGCTTACCACGCGCGGAACCCAATGCGATTCGCGCAGAGGAAAATCGGGGCCGACGGTTGGCTTGGCCGTCCGGTCGCGCCGTCGCTGGAGCAGGCGCGCTCGGCTATCGCCGCGCACCTGCGGGCGGCCGCCCGCAGAAAGCTGTTCCGGCAGTGGCTCGACGCGCGCTGTGCGTCGGTGGTGGTGCTCGCACCCGGCTACGAGCATCCCGGCGACCCCCGGCAACCGGACAACACCCACAAGCATTAG